The segment TTAGTTGATGAATTTACTGCAGAGGAACTTAAAAATCGCTGCAAAAGGTGTCTACCAATAAAGACAAAAGATGTAGAGAAGGCAGCCTATATTATAAAAAATAATATTAAGAGTGAGGATTTTGAGGTTTTAGATAGTGGAGAAATATGTGTTTATGATTTACTTGATAAATCAGCGGAAATAAATGTGGAACTAATAAAGAATAATATTATAGTTACCAGTATATCTACTAAAGATAAGGATGCGGAAGAATATTTTGTAAAAATGATGGGAGGTAACTAAAGCTGACAAATATAATATCTAGTGAGTTTTATAAAATATTAAGAAGTAAGATATTTTACGTTATTTCAATAGTATTATTAGCAATAAATGTAATTGCTTTTGCTATTGCGGAATTTGTACAAAAATCAGACCGTTTTTCAATTGAAGTTAAAAGTAATATACTAAACAGTGGACTTGGTGGCTATCCAAGATCTTTTGATGGAGACGGGATATTGTATATAATCTTAATTTTCACTGTTTCTATTGTTGCTGCAAACTACACAAGTGGTGGTATAAGACAGATGGCATGTCGTGGAATAGCAAGATGGAAATTAGTATTAGGACAATATATTGCTGTATCTTCAATTATTACTATAACAATGATAGTATTTGGCGTTATAGGAGTAATCCTAAATACAATAGTACATAAACTAGGAAGTGTAGATACCCTTTCGTTTATATGGATGAATTTAGGTCTTATATGTATATTTTGGAGCATAACAGGGCTTGGCTTTTTAATATCTTATATTTTTAAAAGTGCAGGAATATCTATTGTTATTTTTTTCTTATTAATAATTGGATTAAAACTTGCTTCTTCAATATTGGTTACTTTAACAAAAAACGATATATATGCTAAATTCAGTCTTTCCAATATGAAAAACACAATAATTGATTTAACATCAAAAACACAAGAGGTATTAATATTTTCTATAATATTTTTAGCTATAGGAGTTATATCTGTTCTTGGGTCAATGTTAGTGTTTACAAAAAGAGATGTAAATTAGTTTAAAATAAGGGGCTTAAATGGATAGTATTAAGACAATTATAATTATAATATTAGTGGTTTCTTTGAGTATTTCTGTTTTTTCTAATATTTACTATGCTTTAAATATTAAAAATATTAAAAATCAATTAAAAGAAATTATGAATAAGGAAGACACTAATCAGCTTCTCACAGTAATGACAAGTCAAAGGAATATTCTAGAATTAGTAAATACACTTAATAATATGATAAAAAATATAA is part of the Haloimpatiens sp. FM7315 genome and harbors:
- a CDS encoding ABC transporter permease, producing MSSEFYKILRSKIFYVISIVLLAINVIAFAIAEFVQKSDRFSIEVKSNILNSGLGGYPRSFDGDGILYIILIFTVSIVAANYTSGGIRQMACRGIARWKLVLGQYIAVSSIITITMIVFGVIGVILNTIVHKLGSVDTLSFIWMNLGLICIFWSITGLGFLISYIFKSAGISIVIFFLLIIGLKLASSILVTLTKNDIYAKFSLSNMKNTIIDLTSKTQEVLIFSIIFLAIGVISVLGSMLVFTKRDVN